In Paenibacillus sp. FSL R7-0345, a single window of DNA contains:
- a CDS encoding GNAT family N-acetyltransferase → MNMELITIAEWNDELWKAVEPVYREAFPSGAKPEKILHSMLDRGIAYLHTGMIDEQAASMAVTGVINGKEGWRLIIDYLAVSREVRGQGAGTLLLNKIVEWAQKEHGVQGVIIEAESGTSEEHQERIHFWEKNGFILTPYVHQYIWVPEPYQAMLKPLAPEVTVNDNGESLFKYINAFHKKAYRPPAK, encoded by the coding sequence ATGAACATGGAGCTAATAACGATTGCAGAGTGGAATGATGAGCTGTGGAAAGCCGTAGAGCCGGTATACCGAGAAGCTTTTCCCAGCGGAGCCAAGCCGGAAAAGATCCTGCACAGCATGCTGGACCGGGGAATCGCTTATCTGCACACAGGGATGATAGATGAACAAGCAGCCTCGATGGCTGTTACAGGTGTCATTAATGGAAAAGAGGGCTGGCGGCTCATCATTGATTATCTGGCAGTCAGCCGGGAAGTGCGCGGACAGGGAGCCGGTACGCTACTGCTGAATAAGATCGTGGAATGGGCGCAGAAGGAGCATGGCGTGCAGGGCGTCATTATCGAGGCGGAATCCGGAACGTCAGAGGAGCATCAGGAGCGGATTCATTTTTGGGAAAAGAACGGCTTCATCCTTACTCCTTACGTGCATCAGTACATCTGGGTACCGGAGCCGTACCAGGCCATGCTTAAGCCGCTTGCACCGGAAGTTACAGTAAATGATAACGGAGAATCTTTGTTCAAATACATCAACGCTTTTCACAAAAAGGCGTACCGTCCGCCGGCAAAATAA
- a CDS encoding LL-diaminopimelate aminotransferase yields MSIEQYQNTFIQSNFADRIGGANYGKDTNIYKFEKIKRAKASAKQDFPDIELIDMGVGEPDEMADAGIVAKLAEEAAKEENRGYSDNGIPEFKAAAAAYLKEVFQVEGIDPVTEVVHSIGSKPALAMLPSAFINPGDITIMTIPGYPVLGTHTKYLGGQVYTVELKKENNFLPDLNSIPEDIARKAKLLYLNYPNNPTGASATPEFFAEVVVWAKKYDVVVVHDAPYAALTYDGVKPLSFLSVPGAKDVGVELHSLSKSYNMTGWRIGFVAGNPLIVKAFSDVKDNNDSGQFIAIQKAAAYGLANPQITEAIADKYSRRHNMLVDALNSLGFKAEKPKGSFFLYVAAPKGVKGGRRFESGEDFSQFLIREKLISTVPWDDAGPFVRFSVTFVAKGEEEEKRVISEIQRRLSDVEFEF; encoded by the coding sequence ATGAGTATTGAACAATACCAGAACACTTTTATTCAGAGTAATTTTGCTGACCGCATCGGCGGCGCTAACTACGGCAAGGATACCAACATCTATAAATTTGAAAAAATCAAACGCGCCAAAGCATCGGCAAAACAGGACTTTCCTGATATCGAACTGATCGACATGGGCGTAGGCGAGCCGGACGAAATGGCAGACGCAGGCATTGTTGCCAAGCTGGCTGAAGAAGCAGCGAAAGAAGAAAACCGCGGATACTCCGATAACGGGATTCCTGAATTCAAAGCGGCAGCAGCTGCTTACCTGAAGGAAGTATTCCAGGTTGAAGGCATCGATCCAGTAACAGAAGTGGTTCACTCCATCGGTTCGAAGCCGGCCCTGGCTATGCTGCCATCCGCTTTTATCAATCCGGGCGACATCACGATCATGACCATTCCGGGTTATCCTGTACTTGGTACCCACACCAAATACCTGGGCGGACAAGTCTATACTGTCGAGCTTAAGAAGGAGAACAACTTCCTGCCTGACCTGAACTCCATTCCGGAGGACATTGCCCGCAAAGCGAAGCTGCTCTACCTGAACTATCCGAACAACCCTACCGGCGCAAGTGCAACTCCTGAGTTCTTCGCTGAGGTAGTAGTCTGGGCTAAGAAGTATGATGTTGTAGTCGTTCACGATGCTCCTTACGCAGCATTAACTTATGACGGCGTGAAGCCGCTGAGCTTCCTGTCCGTACCTGGTGCCAAGGATGTCGGCGTGGAGCTGCACTCCCTGTCCAAGTCCTATAACATGACCGGCTGGAGAATTGGTTTTGTTGCCGGTAACCCGCTGATCGTAAAAGCGTTCAGTGACGTTAAGGACAACAACGACTCCGGCCAGTTCATCGCGATCCAGAAGGCTGCCGCTTACGGTCTGGCTAACCCGCAGATTACTGAAGCGATTGCTGACAAGTATTCCCGCCGCCACAACATGCTGGTGGATGCACTGAACAGCCTGGGCTTCAAAGCCGAGAAACCGAAGGGATCGTTCTTCCTGTATGTAGCCGCACCTAAGGGTGTCAAAGGCGGACGCCGCTTCGAATCCGGTGAAGATTTCTCCCAGTTCCTGATCCGCGAAAAGCTGATCTCCACCGTGCCTTGGGATGATGCCGGCCCGTTCGTGCGTTTCTCCGTTACCTTTGTAGCTAAGGGTGAGGAAGAAGAGAAACGTGTAATCTCCGAAATTCAAAGACGTCTGAGCGACGTTGAATTCGAATTTTAA
- a CDS encoding RluA family pseudouridine synthase encodes MNDLNKDFGELAAGGASEEDKDVTAWTVAAENAKERIDKYITESWEEDISRSQVQLWITNGHVTVNGAPVKANYKLSAGDLVAVSVPEPEVADLVPEDIPLDVVYEDSDVIVINKPRGMVVHPAVGHPSGTLVNALMYHCKDLSGINGEIRPGIVHRIDKDTSGLIMSAKNDASHASLAAQLKEHSVTRRYIAVVHGNVSHDKGTVDAPIGRDPHDRKLYTVTEKNSKKSVTHFTVLERLGDCTLLELQLETGRTHQIRVHMKFIGHPLVGDPVYGRSKGITMNGQALHAAILGFVHPSTGEYMEYSRPIPADMEDLLLQLRSR; translated from the coding sequence ATGAATGATTTGAACAAGGACTTTGGCGAATTGGCGGCTGGAGGAGCCTCTGAGGAGGATAAGGACGTCACCGCGTGGACGGTTGCAGCAGAAAACGCCAAGGAACGGATTGATAAATACATCACCGAATCCTGGGAAGAGGACATTTCCCGCTCACAGGTACAGCTATGGATTACAAATGGACATGTTACGGTAAACGGCGCTCCTGTAAAAGCGAATTATAAGCTGTCAGCGGGCGACCTGGTTGCTGTATCCGTACCGGAACCGGAAGTGGCTGACCTGGTGCCGGAGGATATTCCGCTTGATGTTGTCTACGAAGACAGCGATGTTATCGTAATTAACAAGCCGCGCGGCATGGTTGTGCATCCGGCTGTCGGGCATCCTTCAGGTACCTTGGTCAATGCGCTGATGTATCATTGCAAGGATCTGTCCGGCATCAACGGCGAGATCCGCCCGGGTATTGTGCACCGTATTGACAAAGACACCTCAGGACTGATTATGTCCGCCAAAAACGATGCCAGCCACGCCTCGCTCGCTGCCCAGCTGAAAGAGCATAGCGTGACCCGCCGTTATATCGCTGTTGTACACGGTAACGTGTCGCACGACAAGGGAACAGTGGATGCGCCGATCGGCCGCGATCCCCACGACCGCAAGCTGTATACCGTAACCGAGAAGAACAGCAAGAAGTCGGTGACTCATTTTACCGTGCTGGAACGACTGGGAGATTGTACCCTGCTGGAGCTGCAGCTGGAGACTGGCCGTACGCATCAGATCCGTGTGCATATGAAATTTATCGGTCATCCGCTGGTAGGAGATCCGGTGTACGGCCGCAGCAAAGGCATTACTATGAACGGACAGGCACTACATGCGGCTATACTCGGCTTTGTGCATCCTTCAACCGGTGAATATATGGAGTACAGCCGGCCGATCCCTGCAGATATGGAAGATTTGCTGCTCCAGCTGAGAAGCAGATAA
- the lspA gene encoding signal peptidase II: MVYFLIALIVFLIDQGTKYVIATRLELGEQIPVINDFFIITSHRNRGAAFGILQGQQWFFILITTVVVIGIIWYLNKARKTRKLLPTALALVLGGAIGNFLDRLLNGEVVDFLMFNFGSYTFPIFNVADSCIVIGVALIILDTLRDVKGGEEITEVKESKEVKEGNE, translated from the coding sequence GTGGTGTACTTTCTGATTGCGCTAATTGTGTTTTTGATTGACCAGGGTACCAAATATGTGATTGCTACCCGGCTGGAGCTCGGTGAGCAGATTCCGGTTATTAATGATTTCTTCATTATTACCTCACACCGCAATCGTGGAGCCGCTTTCGGCATTCTTCAGGGTCAGCAGTGGTTCTTTATTCTAATTACAACTGTTGTTGTGATCGGCATCATCTGGTACCTGAACAAAGCCCGGAAGACCCGCAAGCTGCTGCCTACAGCGCTGGCATTGGTGCTTGGCGGAGCAATCGGCAACTTTTTGGACCGGCTGCTGAACGGAGAGGTCGTAGATTTTCTCATGTTCAATTTCGGCAGCTACACCTTCCCGATCTTTAACGTGGCCGACTCCTGTATTGTAATCGGGGTAGCGCTGATTATTCTGGACACGCTGCGTGATGTGAAGGGCGGAGAGGAAATTACCGAAGTGAAAGAGTCGAAGGAAGTAAAAGAAGGGAATGAATGA
- a CDS encoding TraR/DksA C4-type zinc finger protein gives MSHLTSEQLAHLHQELLQQQEDISHRLQNNEHYGLQESLRDHTGELSVIDNHPGDAATELYHRSMDISLVERDEHELEEIDDALGAMEEGSYGSCAVCGGDIPYERLSVVPSTRFCKEHNPRQFSPFTRPAEEEFLSPPFGRTSLDEREEQNGFDGEDAWQIVESWGSSNSPAMAEDNEIRSYNDMEIEADETEGFVEPWENFVATDIAGNHLTIIKGNSYRHYMDTEEGDYLLDPNGKRSKE, from the coding sequence ATGAGTCACCTGACATCAGAGCAGCTGGCCCACCTGCACCAGGAACTGCTTCAGCAGCAGGAGGACATAAGCCACCGTCTGCAAAATAATGAGCACTACGGACTGCAGGAGTCGCTGCGTGATCATACCGGCGAGCTGTCCGTTATCGACAATCATCCCGGTGATGCGGCAACAGAGCTGTACCACCGCTCAATGGATATCTCGCTTGTAGAGCGGGATGAACATGAGCTGGAGGAAATTGATGATGCCCTGGGCGCAATGGAAGAAGGCAGTTACGGGAGCTGTGCTGTCTGCGGCGGGGATATCCCGTATGAACGGCTGTCCGTTGTTCCCTCGACCCGGTTCTGCAAAGAGCATAACCCGCGCCAGTTCTCGCCTTTTACCCGGCCTGCGGAGGAAGAGTTCCTGTCTCCGCCATTCGGGCGGACAAGCCTGGATGAACGCGAAGAACAGAACGGGTTCGACGGCGAAGATGCCTGGCAGATTGTTGAAAGCTGGGGCAGCTCGAACTCTCCGGCCATGGCCGAAGATAATGAAATCCGCTCCTATAATGACATGGAGATTGAGGCGGACGAAACCGAGGGCTTCGTCGAGCCGTGGGAGAACTTTGTTGCAACCGACATCGCCGGCAATCATCTGACCATCATCAAGGGCAACAGCTACCGTCACTACATGGACACAGAGGAAGGCGATTACCTGCTTGACCCGAACGGAAAAAGATCAAAGGAGTAG
- a CDS encoding DUF5665 domain-containing protein, whose protein sequence is MSPEEKLNAVYRLTTGLAQQMEKARIAEYTELLHSPFRLIWLNVLSGTARGVGIALGFTFFAATIIYVLQVLGALNLPIIGDYIADIVRIVQHQLELKTF, encoded by the coding sequence ATTAGCCCGGAGGAAAAGCTGAATGCCGTCTACCGGCTGACAACCGGACTGGCCCAGCAGATGGAGAAGGCGCGGATTGCCGAGTATACCGAGCTGCTGCACTCCCCGTTCCGCCTGATCTGGCTGAATGTTTTATCGGGGACGGCACGCGGGGTGGGGATTGCGCTTGGGTTCACCTTTTTTGCAGCGACAATCATTTATGTTCTGCAGGTGCTGGGTGCGCTTAATCTGCCGATTATCGGGGATTACATCGCTGATATTGTGCGGATCGTGCAGCATCAGCTGGAGCTGAAGACGTTTTAG